ttaaaaaaaaaataaaatactccCACAAATCAATAGATAATCCGAAATTTTATTGAAACCCCAACGTAAAAGGGAAAAATATTCATAGTCATTACACACATAGGACTAGGTTATACTAGGAAAGTGCCCTAGCTACTAGTAGTATAAATACAGCATTGTTATCTGCTCTTCATTCatcacaaaacaaaagaaaaagcagCTTATCCCAGAGTAGGAGGCAAGAAATCAACAACAAGCATGAGAGGTTTCAATAGACCACGAAAAAGTCAAGGGAGAGACTTGTTTTATCAAACTCCGAGTCCGACTAATTTTTCGGAAGAAGAGATACAACGAAACATCGAGTTCTTGAAGAAACTGCAAGAGGCAGATGATAAAACACTCTACCCTGGATACGAACGTATGATGCAGCGTTATCTATCTGGCTCTATAACCTACGTCCAACTCAGACGCGGACTGTTTGTCCTTCTCTGTAGAGACAGAGGTCTGGCCAAAGAGCTTCGTCAGCTTTTGTCGTATTTTGCTTCTCCTGTAAGAAACCACTACAAGAAAGAGGACCCGAAATATGAATTGGAACGCTCGGTTGCGTTCTTGCGCAAAGTCGAAGCGTTGGGAGAGAGTGTGTACAAGGCTTTTATGGATGCGTTAGGGTTTAGTGGTGACAAGGAGGTAATGATTGAACAGCTACGCGAGATTTTACGCGGTCACGAGTCTCTTAAAGAGGAGCTTGAAACGTTCTTGATCGATAACCGTTTACTCAACCGCAAACGCGACTGCGTGAACGACAGGCCGTCGTATTGGTTTAGACCTGAAGTTGAAAAGGGATCTTCCTCTGGTCCGGTTTTAAAATGGAAATACAACTCTGGAGGTTCGTATCGTCCTGAGGACTCAATGGAGAAGAGGAGTGAGGCTTGTCGCGACGAGAAAATGAACAGGTTCGAGGACATGTTATTGCATGACCTAGATTCGTTTATTGAGTTTGGGAAGGTATCGAAGGATGACTTGAGAAACAAGAGACATCGTGAGATGCCGCGGGTAGGATTGAGTGGACTCTTAGAATGGTTATGCAACGGTAAGAAGGTTCCACCAGGATTTTAAGACAGATCGGAAAGGTGTAGCGAAAGCTATTAGGCCTTCGTATACTGAAAGGGAGACGAGAAATGTCAAAGTAAATAGGGTTGCAGGAGTCTATCGTGAGAATAGGAAATAATGTGAAGTAGTGAAgatggtttttattttattaaattacaaaaattgtaGCTATATTATCTATATGAATATCATTTAtggtttacaaaaaatataatttataaaattcttgcaattaaatcatttttttacaaCAAATGCTAAACTAAGTAACTAGACAGCCGATTCAGAAagccaaacaaaaaatattgaatcgacatataacataattaaattagaattattttcattttatacaaGTTTATCCGTCATTGTATTATGTACCCTTGGAATATTTCTAATTTTGAAGTGAGGGAATAAAATCTTACGTTTTTTCTTAACTATAAacatctaaaaataaataaaaacatcacaaatacataCTCACTAGATAGTAATTTGCACTTTGTGCAGAATTAGATTATTAGTTTCATTATTTCTCGGACAAGAGAACATTATATCAGTTCAATCTGGATATTGGTTCGGGTTCGAGTtgaattttcagtttttaaaaatgtactCTATGTATCCACATAATCCATATAAAACATGGTCAAGTGTGTCTAAAAACTATTTCATAAGAAAGAATGAGTTATCCACGTCACACGTTTATTGACCACATACATATATACTGAATGTTTTATTCCACATGACCGAAGTAGTATAAGATTTCAACTCCATACACAACTCTTAAATATTAACTATTACctcaaatcataaatactaaaccctaaactccaatcactaaacccaaacccaatgTAACTATAACTAAGGTAGAAAAAGTTTAGAGTTAGTGGTTTTTTTGTTGGCTCACAACTTGTACCAACAGAGGTCAGTTGCCGTTGATGTCGTTGCAATCAAAGGTGGTCACTGTATTATTGTTCTTAGTGTTCAAATGATAGTGTCTGAGTGGTGCTGTACATATTCAGTAGTGTCCGCCTGTACACATGTAAAAAAACTTGGTATGTAGACATGTTTGAGTGTTGATATGTAGATATTATATTAGAGCTTGTATGTGCATGTGTACACATGTAGAAAACGTGGTGTGGAGGCATGTTTGAGTGTTGATATGTACCATGATTTTCAGCAAGTAACATCATGGTTGTGTGAAAAGCTTGTGTCATATGAGATCAAGAAGTGAAATTCATTGTAAGAAGAAGTATATGCGCAAATAGATATGAAACAATATAATAGTATCCACGTGTACACGCACATAACAATATCCACATGTACAACTGTCGCATAATATAGTCCTGGAAAACCTGTAACGATATCCACATATACCTACACGTTAAACATGCAGACCTTCCAAATTAGAGCAATATCAATGTACACCATTCACTTTCTTACACTTACAAATATTATAATCTGATTAGATTCATTCTTGTTATGATCTCGCttcaaaatcttattttaaaacctttcaaaacaaaaacacctTTTAATCCTTTGGTAGATTACTCGAATCTTGTATAGCTAGCgtcaaatcaaaatttcatttgaCTAATACTTTGTATAAGAGTCCACATTACAACAACATCATGTATGATTAACACTTTATTTCATCAAGCACATTGTATAGAAGTCTTGGTTGAATGTATACAATAATATTTGGGACATATACAATGGTTACTAAATTTCCACATGGACATCAAACCATGTTTTCATCAAGCACATTGTATTAAATTTACACATATTTTTGGTGGTTTACATGTACACCCGTTTAACACATGCCCACATGTACACCGTTGTAAGGATATCCACATGTATATGTGCATATAAAACTTTCGAGATAGAGCAATACCGACCTAAACCATTACACATTCTCAGACTTACacacatttaattttttactaaCTTCGTTGCAGGAGTGCTTGATACAAAGTAGTGTAAACGAGTAATGTTTCCACAATCGCAATAtgcttttgtttgtttctgGAAAAGGTATGTTAGTAAACCAAGAAGCCAAACacactttattaaaaatttgattcaATATCGAAACTTTATGAGAAGTATAAACTCAAAATATGCGACAAACATCAATAATATCATTGATCATATAAAAGAGGACCTAATTTGATTCCAAGACCGAAACTTTACAATCACCAGACACCAAAATCTGCAAGCTTAAGTACTTTGCCATCAACGCCAGCGAGAATTTGAATCACCCATCTCATAATCTCTCCTCCAAAGAGAAAGAGAATCTATCCCCTATTgatcatttcttcttcttcttcttcatcttcttccatcTCTTGGCATCTCGGATCATCACGCTTGCAGAAAAAAGAGACACGACAGTGGTAACAGAAGAAGTGTTACTGCGACTGCAAATGAAGAAGAGTGAGCAGAGACTGCAACTCGCCACAACTCGCCGTACCTGTAGTCGCAGATTCGTTTCGATCTCGAATTATATAAGCAATAATCCAAAGAGTTTATGGTCGAAGTTTAAGgtttttggaattttcaggacaaaaatagataaattttaaaccaaaaaaaacaaaggtaaACCGAGCAAGTTGAAGATGACGAAGTGGGACTAGATGATAGAATGAATATGAACCATTCATGGTAAAAGTACAGCAATAAATCTACCGACCAAGAATGAAGACAGATATATGCTTCGTCCAATGTATCAGATTTAGTCTTGGTCGTCAGATGGGAAGAGAGATGTACGGTTGAGGTAGGTTCCTGCCTACACTCTGGTTTGGTTAGTCAGCTGAGTAATTAGTAATAAACTAATTTAGTTAAAAACGAGGCAACCTTTTAGAAGAAAGTGTTCTAGTAAAATTAACCGTTGCTTTTGTTTTCGGGAGACGGTGGCTCCGTTAGCACCGTCATCGCCGGCTCCTGCTCTCGGGAGGCGGTAGCTCCGTTAGTATCGTTCTCTTCggtttggttttcttttctttaactTCTGCAGTTCTGTAGTTTGTCCTTTCTTCCTTCCTTCTCTGTGTTGTCGGTTTTTCAAAGCTTCAAAGCTCTTCCGCTTCTTAATCTCTCACCTGAATCGACTAGTGAACGTCGGTGGTGTTGGGTTAATGACAGACGATTATTCAAGTGACTTCGCAGTTCGTGTTTGATGTGTGTTGAACCTGTCGGCATGGGATCCGGATGAGATCGCGATGGAATCGACTGATGCTCTCCGGTGAAAGATCCCATGCGGCGAAGGTAGCGCGGAGGCGAGCTGAGTTTGGGCGGCGCCGTTGATGTTCGATGTGCCACAGAATTAGGGTTCCCTGTCATAGGGATGTGGGTGTGGGCTTAGGGCCCAGTTGATTTGGGCTGAAGTCCTGGTTtgtctttttggtttttagtttgggCTGGCCGGTTTGGACCTGTTTGTATCAAGATGTTATGTGGGTTTTGTCCCTTTTAATTTAAATCTTcagagggaaaaaaaaaaattaaccgtTGCTTTTCAAAACACATATATTTAGAGACGACCCATTTCAAAGTTCCAAGCAAGAATCAACCATGAACTCTGGTCTCTAGAACTAATGTTATTCAAAAACTTGTAACTTAGGTTCTCACTATACACGTTTTTACTATAAAAGTTTTTTTGGTGAAAGAAATATCattgaaaaagaagaatatattaGCTCTTAATGCCAATTCTTTATGTTATTGCATTACTTCATCTTTAGAGTCGAGCGCATTATTTAAACTTTTCAGCAAAGAATAAATTTTTGCTTGTGGTATAAAactaactagatcatgacccgctcgaccgagcggatgttaattttttttatctttgttcgtaataaatgttatacatgattgctatgtgtattaattttaaattttgaaaaataaaaatgtgtttaaatgtgtttaaataaacaatgtgtactaattaATGTGATTCCTTTGGCACACTACTACAATCTTTACAccatataaaacagaaaaagaaacagatttataaaccaatagaatagaaaaaaacttataaaagctGAAACAAATGCAAGTACAGATTCATCTTCGAGGATGCACTCAAATGTGTCGCCTCCAAAACCGGTGTTTTGTTTCCAACAATGAAGAACTTTAACTCGAATTTTCTAATTGTTTCTTAAAGGTTTCACACCATCTATCATAACTAAAGTGTTAGGTTTCAACATTGTGTTTATTTGGGAGTTTTTGTGAATGTCGTATGGTGAATAAAAAGTCGAGTATTTATGGACAAATTTTTGTGAGgtgaaaaagaatatttcacattaaattaaatcaaccataataaataaaaatatcacaatttGATCGACTCCTAGATTTTTGTTTGGATAAAATATACTTGGAGAAGAGGATTTTCCATAACTGATTATTTAAACAACTTGGAGAAGgatttttctataaaagaatattgaCTGTATTTTTAAAGGAAAGGAATATTCGATAATCAATTACATTAACCATAGTAAATACTAAGAACATCGATTTTATTGTTTCCTAGATTTTAGGTTTGATaaaataaacttggagaagaatATTTTCTATAACCTATTTTTAAAACTTGCGATATTATTAAATCTGATATTGTAGGCATGTTAAATCAACTTGGAGAAGTGGTTTtgctataaaatattatttagtgtatattttagaattgagagattcaattttttaaaggaacaatatggaccaatcttaagatgagttatatataattgcaatatggacaaacagatgaactatatataattgcaatgtGGACCAATCTTAAGAAGCTGGATGAGTGTGAGCATGATGGTTTTATTACAAATACTATGTCTAATTTGTATATGATCATGGCAGGATTATGGTTGCAAATTTGAGTTGATCAGATATATTAGTATCTTTTTTTATTGTGCGACGATTCATATGTATCTTAGTattcttactatatatattatataatttcaatatggacaaacagatgAATGGTACGTATTTCATAGAAATGgttctatatattatatctatatattatatataatttcaatatggACAAACAAATGAATATGTATTTGTAAGATTAGTTTCACAGCAATGGTACATAttatattcttagtatataaatcgacatgtaataatggTACGTATTAAATGCACATGTAATAATATGTGGAAACCGtatatggtatgtattataaataagggatggtgtttaatttaaatataagaggtccacctttaaaatccacctagaagaagttataatgtttctgttttaataagattgATATGGATCTATTATAGAATGAGTAAGGTCGAAGTTCTCCTTGAGAGGGATGACTTTTTTCTTCTcttaaaaagaacaaaattggGTGGTTGGGGAATAAACAAAATCTAATTCTCAATTCTCAAATTATAATGGGACTTGAAGAGGGTCCACCTTTGCCCCACTTTTGCTAACCAAATGGCAAATGCGCTTCTTGTTCGTTCAAGTGTGGAGCCTTATACCGTGTCAATAAAATAATTGCAAGTTTCCACTATAAATAAGTGAACAACTAAATCTACTAATACTATACAATGTTTAATATGTGGGGTGTAAAGACATCGTAGCTTAGGCCATTGTGTGGTCCAATTGATGCTCTCTCTTCCTTTGGCTCGCATGTGTCCGACCACAAGGTGGACCTCAAGATTTGATTTGTTCGGTTATATAACCAAACAGAATTCTGAAGCCAGTCTCATTCAACAAGTCGTATAATGAAGAGTGATAATCTACACATGTCCTATTTTTgattaatgttttataattggCTATTGGGTAAACACTTACCATCTAAAGTCTACAGAATCTACACTATCTAAAACTAAAAGAGACTAGCCGGTGTAGTTTTTCGGTTTAAGTAAATGTCATCTCAAAACAAATGTCGTTTTTTCTTCGTTTCaatcaaaatagaataaaaccaATTAATTCTGTGCAGCTTTTGTTTGCTCTTCATTGGTCCAAGAAGAATTCCATAAATTACAGGTTCCTATAGGATGACTCGTGTCAATCCAAGACCAGTTTATATGTAGGGAGTAGTCCAAATTTAAACTTGAAAATAATCTTTATTGTAGTGGTAAAGGCTCTACCATTTTAAAGACatgattattaattttcttaattttctagaaatattttagaaggTAATTGGTCAATGACAAATGCATGAATCCTAtagttttctataattttagaccaatataaaataagaacttttcaataaatatttttttttaattataaaacctaaatctaaatacaaataaaaaattatcaatagtgaaaataatgaaattatattaCTTTCAAATAATTACATATGTTTTGTGCTTTTTGATATTCTAAATTTTGAAGTCCAGAATAGTAATGAAATTATATTACTTTCAATATAATGAAATTATCAATAgtgaaaataatgaaatttatttactttcaaATAATACTGTGATTTTTCTTGAGTCTATCTTGTTCA
The Raphanus sativus cultivar WK10039 unplaced genomic scaffold, ASM80110v3 Scaffold1464, whole genome shotgun sequence genome window above contains:
- the LOC108807742 gene encoding uncharacterized protein LOC108807742 gives rise to the protein MRGFNRPRKSQGRDLFYQTPSPTNFSEEEIQRNIEFLKKLQEADDKTLYPGYERMMQRYLSGSITYVQLRRGLFVLLCRDRGLAKELRQLLSYFASPVRNHYKKEDPKYELERSVAFLRKVEALGESVYKAFMDALGFSGDKEVMIEQLREILRGHESLKEELETFLIDNRLLNRKRDCVNDRPSYWFRPEVEKGSSSGPVLKWKYNSGGSYRPEDSMEKRSEACRDEKMNRFEDMLLHDLDSFIEFGKVSKDDLRNKRHREMPRVGLSGLLEWLCNGKKVPPGF